The following DNA comes from Bacteroidales bacterium.
ATAATATCTGCCATAAGCGAAACGGCACGCTTAAAATCTGGCTCAAGACTTACGGTATATATTACCGTCTCCTCTTTGCTTGTAAAGGCATTAATCTCTCCTCCCACATGCTCCATACAGTTTAATATGCTCATAGCCTTACGCTTGTGAGTTCCCTTAAAGAGCATATGCTCAACATAGTGAGCAAGTCCCTCCTTACCTTGCTGTTCATCGCGTGTTGCGGCATCAACCACAAAACCGCAATAGGTAACATTAGAGGGGGAATATCTGTACACCACCCTCAAACCAGAAGGTAGTGTGTGCCATTGATAATCTGTATTGCTATTCAACTTAGTGAGTTTTAGTGGGGCAAAGATATAAAAAAAGTTGTTAGTTGTCAGTTGTTAGTTGTTAGTTTTTGAGTTACTAATTCTTTTCTCTATTAATCTAATTAGACTATGGACTAATTAGACTAACCGGTATTAGGCATCCACCAATGAGTAATATCGTATAATTTTAATTAAAATTGCAAGAATATTGTATAATTATACGTTAAAATGTTAATTTTTTATACATATATGTTTAAATATAGTAGAATTTGAGTTGCAATTTAAATAATTATACTATATTTGCACTTTAATTAAGATTTGATTAGGGTGCATTTTTGAGCATTTTTTGCTATACAATATAGATATAGGCAACCCGGTGTCAAAGTAATTTATAAGGTTTGAATAATCACATTATTGAGAAAATATATGCTTCGAAATTGTAGAAATTTAATTGTTTCGTTTGTAAAGAGCCTCTCAATTTTTGCTCTGTTAATGGTAGCAACAACTACATTTGCCCAAACACAAAAGGGTGGATTTGTGCTATCGGGAAAAGTAATTTCATCGGAGGGAGAAGAGCCATTGGAGATGGTGTTGGTTAAACTATCAACATCTTCTTGGGCAATGACAAACGAAAAAGGAGAGTTCAAAATTACCGCTCTTAAACAGGGTAAATACAAATACGAGATCTCATATCTTGGTTTTGAGACCGTTGTTGGAGAGGTTAATGTAACAAAGAACATTTCTGATTTCAAAATCATAATGCGTCCTATGGGATTGGGACTTGAGGAGATTGTGGTAACTGCCGAAGAGCATAAAATGGGGTCGGCTTCTACTATCGGACAGGCTGCCATTCAACACCTTCAAGCAAAGAGCGTTGAGGATATGCTACAACTGCTTCCCGGTCAGGTAACTAAAAACCCCGACTTAACTAACGCAGGCCAGGCTTCAATTCGTGAGATTGACGCTGGTGGCGATGCAAGTAACTCACTTGGTACCGCTGTGTTTGTAGATGGAGCCCCTATGAGTAACGATGCCAATATGCAGGTTTTCTCAACTGCCCGTTCAGGTAATAGTTCGTCATTGGCTCAAAATACTATGAACAACCAAACTACCAGTGGTAGAGGTGTGGATTTGCGTTCAATCTCGCCTGATAATATTGAGTCAATTGAGGTTATTCGTGGTATTCCATCGGCTGAGTATGGTAACTTGACTTCGGGTGCTGTGGTTATCAAAACAAAAGTTGGTACTACTCCTTACGAGGCTAAAGTTAAAATTGACCCCAACTCAAAACTTGCATACTTTGGTAAAGGTTTCACTATGAAAAAGAATCGTGGTGCTATCAACCTCTCTGCTGACTATACTAAATCATTCGCCGACCGCCGTATGACCTACAAAGGTTACGACCGTATCACTGCAAACGGAGCATACTCTAATACATTTATGAAAGAGACTTCTCCTTTGAGTTTGAACCTTAAACTATCATATTACAGAAACTTAAGTGCTCAAAAGGCTGATGAAAGTATGCGTGCCGATGAGTTGTTGGAGAACAAAAATCAAGGTTTCCGCTTTGCTGCCGATGGTATGTGGCGACTAAATAAATCATGGATCAGTAACTTCAACTACGCTGCTTCGGTATCATACAGCGTTCAAGAGGATTTGTATCGTCAAATTCAATCTGGCTCTGCAATGCCTTTTGCATACTCTACTGATCCGGGCGAATTTAAAACACACTTCCTTCCTGCTGAGTATATGGCACAATATACCATTAAAGGTAAACCTCTTACAGCGTACGCTCAATTGAAAGCGAACAAGATGTTTACTTTCAAACGTGGCTCTAATAATATTAAGGTAGGAGCCGACTATAACTTGAGTGCTAACTACGGTGAGGGTATGCAATTTGATATTATGTCGCCTCCCAAACCAAGTGATGGTCAAGGTGCCCGCCCACGCTCATTCAAATCAATACCTGCAATGCACCAGATGTCGTACTTCTTGGAGAATGCAACAGAGTTAACCTTTGCAGGACAAACATTGAATATTCAAGCAGGTGTTCGTATAAATACACTGTTTATAGATGAACTTGCCAAACGTGGCAATATGACAACTTTTGATCCTCGTGTTAACGTATCATATCAATTCTTGTCACATGAGAACAACAAAGTATTTGATGACTTATCTGTTGTGGGAGGTTTTGGATTAGCATCTAAGATGCCGACCTTGCTACACTTATACCCAAACCCTGTTTACTACGACTATACAAGTTATAACGGATATGTATCAGGAGACCCTGACCGCACTTTGGCTATTATGACAACTGACGTTATCAATAATAGTGCAAACCCAAATCTTAAACCTGCAACATCACGCAAATTTGAGGTAGGTATTTCAGGTCGTATCAACAAGGTTAAAGGTACTATCACATACTTTAATGAGAAGTATAAAAACGAGTATGGATTTAGTAGTGTTCCTCATTGGTTGGAATATAAGAAATATGATACAAGAAACCTTCCTGCTGGTTTTACTCCTATTTATGAGAATGGGACACTTTACTATACCAGCACTCCCGGTGGAACTAAAGAGGCTATGGATTACTTGTTGCAAAAACGTGTTGTAACATACCAAATGCCATCGAATGAGAACGAGACATTTAAACAAGGTATTGAGTACTCATTCAACTTTGGAGAGATTAAAGCAATTAAGACAGACATTATTGTTGATGGTGCTTGGTACTATATCAAACGTAGAAATATTGGTCCTGCATGGAACTCGGATGCTGTTGAGAACCCAAATATGGCTACTGCTTTGAATGGCAACAAAATTCAAGGATTCAATACATACTTGGCTGTTATGCCTTCGGGTAGTGGTTCAATAACACAACGTGTTAATACAAACTTCCGTTTTGTAACACACATTCCTGTTCTTAAATTGGTGTTCACAACAACTGCTCAAGTAGTTTGGTATGAGAGTGCTCAAACTATTTATGAGGATGAAAACGGAAACTCTATGTTTGAATACATTCAAGATTTCAATGGGAAAGAGGTATATATGGTTCACCCAGAAGGTTTCTATGATGGCGAGGGCAAATATACTCCTTGGATTAAAGAAACTATGCCTTACAATCGTGAGTATCTTGATTTGGTAAACTACACTACCAATATGTACTACTACGATAAGCAAACATTCCCTATAACTTGTATGCTTAACTTCAAAATGACTAAAGAGTTCAAAAAGTTTGTTGAACTTTCGTTTGTAGCAAACAATATTTTGAAATTCTCAAATATGTTCCATAAAGATAAACAAGGAGGTTATCGCGAAATGTACTCTCCTATCTACTTTGGAGCAGAGTTGAAAATTAAAATTTAACATTCACAAACCACATTAAATAATAAACAATTATGAAAAAATTTCTTTTAACAATTTTACCTTTGGTAGCAGTGCTATTCTTAGGTGCGTGTACCGGTGACGATGACGGAGACGGAGCTAAAGTGTACACACTTACTGTAAATGTAACTATTCCTGAGGCTTACACTTGGGAAGATGTAACAAGCGAATCTATTATTGCAAGAAATCAACTTACAGGCGTTGAATACAAGGGCATTAAATTGGCTGATGGTATTTATACTGTAATTGTTGAGCCAGGTGACTACAATGTAAATGCATTGTTAAAGACTGCCGATATGAACTTAAGCGGTCAAAAAATGAATGTTAGCGTTTATAACATTGTTGCCTCAACAACTATTGCTGCGGAAGAGTCAACATCTTCTCCATTGGTTATCAAAGAGTTCTACACTGCTATGTGTAAAACTCCTGCTAATAAAAATTATATGTATGACCAATTCGTTGAGATTTACAACAACTCTGCATTTACCCAATATCTTGACAACTGCTTAATCGCTCGTACTGAGATTGCGGCTAATACAAAAACCAATTTATGGGGTACTACTACTGAAGAGATGAAAGCTGTTGCTGTTTCTTCATACATTGCTGGTTGGGTTGGTAATG
Coding sequences within:
- a CDS encoding DUF4876 domain-containing protein, which produces MKKFLLTILPLVAVLFLGACTGDDDGDGAKVYTLTVNVTIPEAYTWEDVTSESIIARNQLTGVEYKGIKLADGIYTVIVEPGDYNVNALLKTADMNLSGQKMNVSVYNIVASTTIAAEESTSSPLVIKEFYTAMCKTPANKNYMYDQFVEIYNNSAFTQYLDNCLIARTEIAANTKTNLWGTTTEEMKAVAVSSYIAGWVGNGTTYPLAPGESVVVAFQAQNHTIMSDNPDTEEVEVNPNTIDLSKADYEIDITQYKPAYVANPDVPNLTIVAKPGSQSVNFAVLPAFGAGLVLAKVEDIETYCDVNNEANWVTKPEGSDVNPYLMIRYKDIQDAINVVCITETQRTTALPAQVDAGMIYTSAMYNGKGFTRKVAETVDGRVVYKDTNNSSEDFEAEAKPTPGI
- a CDS encoding TonB-dependent receptor, coding for MLRNCRNLIVSFVKSLSIFALLMVATTTFAQTQKGGFVLSGKVISSEGEEPLEMVLVKLSTSSWAMTNEKGEFKITALKQGKYKYEISYLGFETVVGEVNVTKNISDFKIIMRPMGLGLEEIVVTAEEHKMGSASTIGQAAIQHLQAKSVEDMLQLLPGQVTKNPDLTNAGQASIREIDAGGDASNSLGTAVFVDGAPMSNDANMQVFSTARSGNSSSLAQNTMNNQTTSGRGVDLRSISPDNIESIEVIRGIPSAEYGNLTSGAVVIKTKVGTTPYEAKVKIDPNSKLAYFGKGFTMKKNRGAINLSADYTKSFADRRMTYKGYDRITANGAYSNTFMKETSPLSLNLKLSYYRNLSAQKADESMRADELLENKNQGFRFAADGMWRLNKSWISNFNYAASVSYSVQEDLYRQIQSGSAMPFAYSTDPGEFKTHFLPAEYMAQYTIKGKPLTAYAQLKANKMFTFKRGSNNIKVGADYNLSANYGEGMQFDIMSPPKPSDGQGARPRSFKSIPAMHQMSYFLENATELTFAGQTLNIQAGVRINTLFIDELAKRGNMTTFDPRVNVSYQFLSHENNKVFDDLSVVGGFGLASKMPTLLHLYPNPVYYDYTSYNGYVSGDPDRTLAIMTTDVINNSANPNLKPATSRKFEVGISGRINKVKGTITYFNEKYKNEYGFSSVPHWLEYKKYDTRNLPAGFTPIYENGTLYYTSTPGGTKEAMDYLLQKRVVTYQMPSNENETFKQGIEYSFNFGEIKAIKTDIIVDGAWYYIKRRNIGPAWNSDAVENPNMATALNGNKIQGFNTYLAVMPSGSGSITQRVNTNFRFVTHIPVLKLVFTTTAQVVWYESAQTIYEDENGNSMFEYIQDFNGKEVYMVHPEGFYDGEGKYTPWIKETMPYNREYLDLVNYTTNMYYYDKQTFPITCMLNFKMTKEFKKFVELSFVANNILKFSNMFHKDKQGGYREMYSPIYFGAELKIKI